The genomic stretch AGGCTCATTACTTTCTTGCTGCGTCGGGGGTTGATCcgggggcggcggtgagGGATTTGAGCTCGTTGGggtttgctgctgcggcgacggcgacgacgagggaCAGGAGTCCTTATTctgctggggaggtggatgtggAGACGTATCTGGATAATCTGCAGACAAAGACGACGTTGAGCATGATTGCggatgggttggagaggagcGTGAGGGACTTTGATTTGTTTTTGGAGGACAATGTTACGATGGAGTGGGAAGcgcagaggaagaggatcTACCAGCATTTTGGGATTAAGCCCagagaggagcaggagggggGTATGGGAGATTCGCAGAGGACGGTGAGGGGGGGGACGCCGGCTAAGGAGCAGGGTgctggtgggtttgggaggtcgaggaggaaggggagcaTGGCGCCTGGCActcctggtggtggggaaaAGTCGATGCGGCAGAGTATGTTTGGGAGGTCGGCCATGAACAAGTCTGTTATTGGAACTCCCAGCCGGATTGGTGCTCATGCCCCCGAGTTCTCGGATGTCGAGGccaggaaggagaagagcgatCTCGAGGGGTTCACTTCTGTGGATGATCGCTTCTTGAGAGAGAAACAGGGCAAGCTTGcgaccaagatcaaggagttCAACGACTTGAGACAGAGAGGCCTTCCAGTCGAGATTTGCAAGGAGTTGGGCGACCTGGAGAACACTGCCGGAGATCGGCATGGGCCGCATCTGGTGGAGGCCTATGATGCCCTGAGGGAGATTGTGGGTGAAAACGACCCTGACAATCTACCTCGGGAACGCCAGTTTGCCAGGTACTACTTGGACCCCAACCCATCGTCTGCCAACTCTATTGAGATGCGCAAGCGGATCTTGAAGGGCGCAAACACCTTCTTGGAGAAACAGTTTTGGGCTGGTGTCAACTCGTTCATCACCAAACATCCCCATGAAGCGAACCTGGGTGGGCAGCCCGACGTCGTCAGCAAGGTCAAGGCTTACATCCGCCTTCGCCTCATTCGCAAGAGCCTGGTTCCAGACAACGTGGACCTTCAGCAAGCGAATGGCGAGTACGTCTGGGCGATCGTTTTCTACCTTCTCCGTGCTGGCTTTGTGAACGACGCCGCCAAGTATGTCAACGATCATGAGAGCTTGTTCCGCAGCATCGACCGAACTTTTATGGGCTACATCAACAGCTATGCCTCCAGCGAAGACCGGAGACTTAAACGGTCGGTTCAGGATCGCTGCACCAACGAGTACAACCAGAGAATTCGCAATGCCCCCGAGGGCTCCATCGACCCCTTCCGCATGGCTTGCTACAAGATCATCGGCCGCTGCGACGTCAACAACCGCAGTCTGGATGGTCTTTCAGGAGACGTCAATGACTGGGTCTGGCTCCAGTTCAACCTTGCTCGGGAGACTGACAGGTCACAGGAGCTTGCTGGGGAGTCTTATGGCCTTGCTGAACTCCAGTCTAGCATCCGGGAGATCGGCCTCAAGCACTTCCCCAAGACTCCTGCGGAGGACACTGCTGGCAGCTTTGCCATGTTCTTCTACCTCCAGATTCTGTCGGGCATGTTTGAGAATGCCATTGCCTACCTCTACTCCTTCAGCTACGTCGATGCCGTTCACTTTGCCATTGCGCTCTCTTACTATGGCCTCCTCCGTGCGGCTGATGCTCAGTCTTCTGGCAATGATTTGCTTTCCCACAACACCCGCAACCAGCCTCAGATCAACTTTGGCCGTATGCTCGGGTACTACACACGTGACTTCCGCGCCGCTaatgccgccgccgcggtTGACTACCTTGTCCTCATCTGCCTGAACGCCGACGAGACCGCCGCCGGTCAGCAACAAGCCGCCCTCTGCCACGAAGCCCTCCGCGAGCTCGTTCTCGAGTCCCGTGAGTTCAGCCGCCTGATCGGGGATATCAAACCCGATGGCTCTCGCATCAAGGGTCTCATCGAGGAGCGCGGCAAGCTTATTGCCCTTGGCCGCCACGACGACTTCATCCGCAACATCACGCAAGAAGCCGCTGCCTTTGCCAACGACAATGGTCGCACCACTGACGCCGTTCTTCTTTATCACCTGGCTCAGGAATACAACCAGGTGGTTGAAATTGTCAGCAGGGCCCTCAGCGAGGCTATTTCCCTCGAGATCGGCGAGGAACCCATGCGTCTTGTGCCTGTCATGGCTAGAGAGGATGGCCAGGAGGAGGCAGCGGGGAGCCTGGCGGCGATTGACGACCCGGTGGAGCtggcgaagaagatgatgaagatgtaTGAGCAGGAGTACATGTACTGGAACAAGATTGGCCATCAGAACCAGTACGCGTGCAATCTCTTGTTGCAGATTAGTGATATCAAGAAGCTTGTGGAGGATCAGGAGTGGGCAAAATGTCTCGATGTAAGCgtccctccctcttcgcctTTTCCTTCCATCCCCAAGGTACTGACTGGTTtgaaaaaaaacaacagaAAATCGAAGCCCTCAACATTTTGCCGCTTGATGCAAAGGGCGATCAGAGTCTTATCCGCCAGTACTCTGCTTTGTTTGCCCAGCTGCCGCAGACGGTGGCGCAGAACGTGCCGAACCTGCTGAtgtgggcggtggtgtgcTGCACCAagcagagggagaggctgATGTATGGGCAGTTTACGGGGAATGAgacgacggcgagggagTTGATTGATAATATGAAGCAGACGAGCGTTGACCTGACGGCGTATACGAGCCAGCTGAGGTATCGGTTGCCGAGTTCACTACATGAGATGTTGGCGAGGGCTTCGGCTGATTAAAGGAGAAgcgggaaaggggagggggggaatgtTGAATATGATGTGTTTAGCGTGGGAAAGGCTgaggggtggggtgggggggataCCAAACGGTAGATTTATTCTTGTCATTATACGATCAAAGACAAAAagcaggagggaggtgggaggtaGGAGAGGTACAGGGTAGGGTAGATAATTGTATTCTGTTGAGTGCATGTCTTGTTTCTATTTTACGACACGACTTTGAAGACACGATGCGCTATATGGGCTTTGCATTAGCGTCATTCTTGAATccagtggtgttgggctgtTGAGAAAGGGGGTTGGTCATGCCATGGCACCCCATAAGTAATTTAATCACCAGTCACATTCACCAATGCCAAATGATTATGGGAAAATCTTGTCTCAAAAATTCCTAGCGCCTCCCAAAAAAATCACACTGAAAACAAATCATTCCCTCGTCCTTTGCCTTGCCTGCTCCAGATAAATGCTCGCAATCCCCTGCCATGCTTCCCCTTTTCTACTCCAGTTGGACATAAAAAGTTTCGTACCCTTTCTCCGTTGGTGGAAAAGAGGGTTGTGTTTTTGGGTAGTTATCGAATACAAAACGAGACGAACCAAGGGGCCGTGTATATATCCTGATGATTGGGGTATCTCGTCGACTGTGGTTCGGCGCGGGTTGTTGTTCAAAAGGATTTTGGTGGGGTATCCTGGGTATTGCTCGTGTCGATAAactgttttgtttgtttgttgattTCGGAATTATGGATTAGGGTATTATTTCTTTCcggcggcggcttcggcggcCTTCTTTGCGTCGGCtggagggagtgggtggtggttagtAACTTGCTGGtagagaggagaaggaaggggggagagtGGTAGTGAGTGCATACCGGCAGCCTGCTTCTCGCGCATCTTCTGAGCCGCGATCTCCTTGGCTTTTGCCAGCTCGCTGCCGGACATGTTGTGGCCCTTCTTCTGGGCAGCCGCCTTCTTCTGAGCGGCCTCGCGGGCCTTGTCGCGCTGGTTGCCGCGGGCCATGTTGAATGTTTAATAAGAAGTGAAAAAGTGTCCAAGAAGATGACGTCGGTTCTcggaagggagaggggggatcGATCCGCAGCCAGCGAGTATGGGTTGTGTTATGAAAGCGGAGAGTGGTGAACCAAGTTGGACGGCGGACCGCTGACGGGGTTCGTAGGTAGGTTTGCAGAAAAAAGCTGACGAGCGGTTGGCGGTGGAAGGTGAATTGCGCTTTTGGTGGTCAGCAACTGGGAGAAGGctgcctcctcttctttgcAGCGCTGTGAGTGGCTCGCCGTTTAGGGGCCCTGGGCGAGGCTGTGCAGAAAAGAGAGCAATCGAGATTCTGGGCGTTTCGATGGGTGGGGAAACAGGGCGTGACCTCTTGACCAATCGCCGTTTTCAGCTGGGGAGGATGGCACGTGCGCTTGTTACCAGGGGGAAGGGTTGTCTTTGGGATCACGATGATTTTGACGCGCGGAAAGCCGCGCTTTGTCGGCGTCTACTGAATCATTGAAGTGAAATGAGCCTCCGAGGGACCCCGAGTCCGGTCTTGATCCGAGGATGAGACTTTACTGTGGATGAGTTTCCAAGATTCCGTGAAACTGTGTTACATGCGGCGGCAGCACAGCAGAACCTCATGGCGCAACGAAAATTGCAAGGACTGATGCGCAAACGGACCCGGGAATAATAGTGCAGATTTTCGATAATGGGAGATTTCTGGTCGGAAACATGCCTTGAGATCAGCCGCTTGAAAATCCAATTCTTCTGATGAacggttgtggtggttttcCTCTGTCAACATCATGTGGTCCGTGTCCCATATCAAAAGAGCAAGGTGGTCTGTGCATAACACCATGTCTTTCTTTGAAGACCATCTCTCAACACTTGACAAGCAAGATCAAGTCGATGCTATTGAATTCAAGAAaatttcttcttcctcttctcatcTCACGATTGACTCATTCTCTGCGTATTTAATGAAGCCCTGCAATTTCACGGGAGAAGATGCCACATCGAGTGCTGCCCAAGGCTAAAAGCACCTGAAACCATCATGGTTCATTGCCAGCCAATCGACTTGCCCTCCACGCGCAGACTTGAAGATGCGACCACTCGATGCATCTGAACCCCggcttttctttctttcgcGCCGCCGCATATTCCAATGTTACCACGACGGTTGACGTTCTCGCTTCATGACTTGACTGCCGAACCATTGGACCACACCAACCCGGACCTCTCCCGCTATGCGCTGGCAGCCGCGAGACTCCACTGAAGCTGTCTTGATCGGGTGGCCCTCGATCGCCAAAATGTTTTGCTCAACACAGGGCTTCAAGGCAAGGCCATGAGCTAGACCGTGGGAGATGCAGTTACCCCAGCTCATGATCAATTTCTGGGGACATGTCTGGCTTGGAGTTTTTTAGGCGCCTACAGCTTCATTGGTCAGAATGACAAGAAACATTCTGCTCCATGCGAAACACTCACCAGAAGACCCATGAACCAGTTCTTtgctctccccctccccctcccccctcttgtTACAGAGTGCCGTGCGGGAAAGCCGCAGACGTTATTTTTGGGCAGATGGCGATTTGCCCATGACAAGGGCAGGTGCCTTATTCCATTGTTATAAACCCGATCGCCACTTCACATAAGTCTATTGTAGCTCTTCCCACCTATTGTCTTTGTTCATCACTTAGATTCACCATTGTACCCCTGGACAATGGGAGTTTTCTTCTATTGATCtctatttttcttttttttcctatccCATATCATAttttctcaccaccaagtCTGGTTACATTTTCTATCTTCAACGTATTTCCTTGtgtttttttccctctctcttcgCAAACTTCGTCAACATATCACACGATATCTACACATAACTTTCGACACATCTGCTAGCCAGATCGTCATCCGACAATCACTCAATCACTTCATCACTCGCCATTACCTGCTGAGCAGTCTGCCAACTGGCACGAGTCACATATGTAAGTACTTATGAGTTTAGAACCTACACCTCCCCTCCTGAGAAGATGGCCCCGGTTGGAAATCTCGACACCCGGTTACCCCCGAAGCAACGAAAAATTGTCGACAAATAAGCTCCTGGAGAGTATTTCGTCATGTCCGAACAAGTTCCTGTGATGGATAGGCCGGGTACTCCCCATTCGCGGAAGCCAACTCAGCTTCCAAGGAGAGCATCTGCCGCCAGCCAAATTCCAACATTGCCTCCGATCAGAGGCCGTGAATCGATAGAGTCAAGCTCCACAGATGAGTCCGAGGAAGAGTCAGAGGAGGAATCAGATGTTGAAGATGTCCTGGTTGGGCAGCCGCAGCTTTACTGCGGGCCACACTAGCCTTTGGGGCCAGGACAGATGTCGATGCCTTCTCCGGCTCAAGGacttccacatcctcctctttttgGGCAAagaccccaacaacctcccggCCCTATCCAGGAACACCAACGACTCGAGCCACCAGTTCTTGGACAGTGGCGtcaaccgcctcctcctggaCAATGGcagcaacctcctcttcctcttcatggACCACAGCATCAACCATTTCCTCCTCATGGACAACGCGGCCAACTTGAGCAATCCCTTAAACCACAGCACCAAGTTTCACCGAGGTCCATCTTCTCAACCCAAACACATGAATTAACCTGAACCCCACTGAAATACTCTTACTAACATCTTTCTCCTCAGAAAACCCACAATaacaatcaccaccatccccccaacaacaacaaaatgctctccctcgccacctcccccaaactccGCGGCTCAGGCCACCTAATCCTCCACGCCCTCCGCGCAATGACCCTCGTCGCCCTGGTCGTGATCATGGCCTCATGCTGGGCAATGATCGTCCTGTCCGGCATAACCGGCCACTTTCAATTCTTCGACGTAATCTCCcacttcttcgtcttcgccATCAGcatcgtcctcttcatctccgAAATCGGCCTCTTCAAGCCCTGGTTCAAGAACAACTTTCCTATCCTCGGGCCCGACCACTCGCTTGGTTGGCTCGGTCTAGCCCTGATGATCACGGGTTGTGGCATCATGGCAGATTTGGTCAAGCCTGCGTACAGCATCGACAACTTGGGCCTGCCAATCTGGAGACTCGTCCTCTCGTCTGGGATTTTGGCCATCACTTTCGGGGTGTTCAACATGATTGCGAGTGTTGTGTTTCGCGACGGGGAGAATGGCATCACGGCGCGGAATATTCGCTCCGACGGCTCTCTCGCCGTGCCCACCAACCAGAACTCCAAAGAATACTACGATTCTGGCTATCAATCCTCTGTCCGGAGCAATTCCATCCGtcaacaccagcaacattaccccgaagacgacgacaacatcaccccTCAACAAAGTCAGCCCTTTTACAAGCGCATGACGAACCACTTTTCTGTTCCCATTCCCCCCAAGTTCAACTTTCGAAAGTCGCGCGGGAACCTGCAGATTAGCAAGCCGATGCCGATTCATGACGATAATGATGATGTGGAAAGGGGGACGGGTTATGGGAATCTGAACAGGAGCAACAGCAATAGTCGGGCTAGCCCGGTGATTCCTGACATTCAGCGTCCGCCGACCGCGCTACATCCTGCTTATACGGGAGGGAGTCATTACTCTACTGCTCATATGGACAGGTTCTAGAGCAacccactcactcactcaccacacacacaatctatttctttccttttcgtTCTttatgggggaggggcaaaTAATAGCATCAggagggatgggatgggatgggaaagacATAAGGGCGTTTAGGGAGTTTAAAGctgatttctttttttcgaTGGGCGTTTCATGGGCGGGAGGAAAGATAAGAAGGacgggggagggaaggaggagggaaggaggagggaagggggagggaaggggagtAGCAGTATTGGTATACCCGAAGgatttggaggggaggataCAGGAAATGGGAAGACTGAATAGGCCATTCAGCTCCAGGCATCAACGTCACATAATTACTTTGGAGGCCAGAATTGGtctgacaagaagaagaacgaAACAGAATGAAAAGAGGACAGAATGTCTCTCCATGTGGATATCATTGTGCCTGCAGTATTTGATGTTCGAAGGGATAATGATGCAAGGTCAAAGGTAACATGCTTATATGATATCCAATGATATCTATACTCATCTATCACCCAACCAGACTCCATAGCCACCATATATATTCCACTTCATCGCCCGCTTATGTTGGTGTCCAATCTGCCAAGTCCAAGAATGTGCAACTGCCACATCAGCTCGCTTTTTGTATCACATGCCACTACACCTCAaaaacatcaacagcaagcaATTCAAGGCGAAATATCacacaacagcaacgacaaGACAAGCAAACATCAACCAACACATATATCATTACCACCCCACTATCCCCAAGACTGAACGCAAGGCATCATGAAACAAACAACCAAACATCTCTGTTGATTTTATGgcaccccctcaccaccgaaaAAGCGCAAAACCAGATGACCTGACCGTTACCCGACCAGTAGTAAGTTGTCCGACCAACCGACCGACCGCCTAACCTGATCCGATCCCGATCCATTCTAAGTGATATAAACGATGTGTGTATGTAGTAGTAGAGCCCTGATGCAATCATATGAAAAAACCCATCAAAACGCCATCTAATGCTTAGCGGTGACGGCCTCGCCAGTCAGCTTCTCGACATACGTCTTTGCCCTGTTTAGTCAAACATGGTTAGCAGCTGGTCAAGTGAGAGATCATGGAAGCGGGAGAGGAAACTCACATGTCACCCATGGCGACCATGCAAACCGTCTGCCAGACGCCCAACCCAATACGGGGCGTCACACCGCGGTACAGACCCTTGAGCCCGTTCGTCTCGTAAATATACTTGAAGGTATTCCCGACCGTCATCTTCTTGGGGCGGTTGGGATCTTCCTTCTTGCTCTGCATCTCGACGCGGATAACCTCGATAGGCTGGTTCCAGGCCgacaaaccaccacccagcgCCGAGGCAGTGATCTTCTCCACAGCGCTCAGCTTCTCACCCTCCTTCTTGCCGGTGAGATCCCTGATGCCCTGCTCAGCGAGACGGCTCAGACCGAAGCGAGAACCCCAGTTGGTCATCTGGCGAATCGCAACAGCGTTGACACCCTTGTTGATACCTCTAATGCCTTCGCGGCGGTAGATGTCCATGAAGGTGGCCCAGGTGCCGGGAGCCTTTTGGCCGGTGGAAGCCATCTTGTGCTTGGTGATCTCCACCGTCTTCATGCAGGTGCAGAAACCCATAGTAGCGTACGCCTGCGCAACACCACCCGTCACACCACCGAAAATGCCACCGCCGAActcgccggcgccggcagCGCGGGCATAGTACTCGGCCTCGGAAGCGACGAAGAGAAGGACGGCGCCTTTGGTGGAGGCTTCGATCCAGGCCCAGGGAATGAGACCTTGGTAAACTGTTGGACAAGAGCAAAGTCAGCGCATGCAGCTTGTTggcaatttttttttttttgcttaTCCGAAGAAAAACTTACAGCCGAAAACACCACCACGGTTCCAAATGCGGCCAAGAGCAGCTCCGAAACCATCACCTCGGTTCGCCGCCATGGTGGTCTTGATGACCTCCAGGGGCTggccgagggaggtgacCTCGAACAGGTTCAAACCGGCGCCCAAGAGCAAGTTGGAAAACTTGATGGgcttcttctcgagcttgGGAGGCTCGGAAGCCGGGAGAGAGGGGGCAATAGCGGCGGACATGACTTGGTGGATGTTGCTGTGATAGGGGCCCTGACCAAGGGAAAAGGGTGCTTCGTCGCAGGATcagaaagagagaggagagagagagagtaaAGTTTGCGGAGGACGGGAGAATGTCCGGACGGcgggtgtgtgggtgtgaTGAGAGGTGGGTATTTGGAAGGTGTGGAAACGcgggggggggagtgggcaaggtcgaggagggacAGCCCAGAAACGGCGGATTGGCTGGAAGCTAGGGAGTCAGcttgttgctgatgatgctgagCAGTGGTAGAGGCGACCCGGAATATGATTTGAGCGGCTTGCAACGCAGCGAGAAGGCGGCTCCCCTAAAACAATAAAATTGCACGTGTTACCGATGGAGGCTCAATCTGTCATTGTAGATGTGGATTTGAATTGCCCAAAGAAGCGAGGTCCCGGCAGGAGAGCTTGGCTCACCCATGGGGAATGGTCAatttgggggggggatacCCGCGGTAATGCGGATAACGCAACAGCCAGCATATGAAAGAGGGGGATCCACTTACGACTAAGAACACGGAGATGAGGCTGTGTCAATGAAGGAAGGATATGACGATGGCAGCGACGACAATGTCGTTGATGTTTTTGTTGTCGAGGAAGAGagacaagaaagaaagaaaaaaaggaccCAAAGACAGGACCCCGATAAAGCTCCAATGGTTGGGGGAGACAAGGGGGAATCCCGAGTTGTTGGCAGTGCTTGCCCGTTCCGTCTTAGACTCTTAGACGGGCCAAAGCTCAACGCACGCCAATCGGCCGACACACCCCTGTTCtcaaccacccacctcgGCACCTCAACAGCAATTGTTTTGGGGACCAGTCTCACTTCTGACCTCACCTATGAATCCGGCCGGACCGGCTTGGGGTAGAGCTGACCCGGCCACCCAGTCTGTCTGCGCTTGAGATA from Podospora pseudopauciseta strain CBS 411.78 chromosome 3, whole genome shotgun sequence encodes the following:
- a CDS encoding hypothetical protein (EggNog:ENOG503P1S9), with product MGKTHNNNHHHPPNNNKMLSLATSPKLRGSGHLILHALRAMTLVALVVIMASCWAMIVLSGITGHFQFFDVISHFFVFAISIVLFISEIGLFKPWFKNNFPILGPDHSLGWLGLALMITGCGIMADLVKPAYSIDNLGLPIWRLVLSSGILAITFGVFNMIASVVFRDGENGITARNIRSDGSLAVPTNQNSKEYYDSGYQSSVRSNSIRQHQQHYPEDDDNITPQQSQPFYKRMTNHFSVPIPPKFNFRKSRGNLQISKPMPIHDDNDDVERGTGYGNLNRSNSNSRASPVIPDIQRPPTALHPAYTGGSHYSTAHMDRF
- the YHM2 gene encoding Mitochondrial DNA replication protein yhm2 (BUSCO:EOG09263HD8; COG:C; EggNog:ENOG503NTZB); this encodes MSAAIAPSLPASEPPKLEKKPIKFSNLLLGAGLNLFEVTSLGQPLEVIKTTMAANRGDGFGAALGRIWNRGGVFGFYQGLIPWAWIEASTKGAVLLFVASEAEYYARAAGAGEFGGGIFGGVTGGVAQAYATMGFCTCMKTVEITKHKMASTGQKAPGTWATFMDIYRREGIRGINKGVNAVAIRQMTNWGSRFGLSRLAEQGIRDLTGKKEGEKLSAVEKITASALGGGLSAWNQPIEVIRVEMQSKKEDPNRPKKMTVGNTFKYIYETNGLKGLYRGVTPRIGLGVWQTVCMVAMGDMAKTYVEKLTGEAVTAKH
- the NIC96_2 gene encoding nuclear pore complex subunit (COG:D; EggNog:ENOG503NU66), whose protein sequence is MFSNLGKGTPPVPLSTGSLAAGTTNPPATTAGGLGSLFSKPATPATTTTGLFSNPNPTAGATSTTPQKSLFGGTTTTTTSTPLFGSTTTTAAPAATTATTGGGIFGNTLGGSTTPQTSVLGGGFGGGLGTTQQQQSNLGGSLASILGPTTQQPAGGMNTGFGNTLGGASVFQNAAMNPPSLTGSFFDSLLSKNKKQASGETPQGDLPSLQLSLSSLRQTVRKLAPKDGEGGRNLEHGKAHYFLAASGVDPGAAVRDLSSLGFAAAATATTRDRSPYSAGEVDVETYLDNLQTKTTLSMIADGLERSVRDFDLFLEDNVTMEWEAQRKRIYQHFGIKPREEQEGGMGDSQRTVRGGTPAKEQGAGGFGRSRRKGSMAPGTPGGGEKSMRQSMFGRSAMNKSVIGTPSRIGAHAPEFSDVEARKEKSDLEGFTSVDDRFLREKQGKLATKIKEFNDLRQRGLPVEICKELGDLENTAGDRHGPHLVEAYDALREIVGENDPDNLPRERQFARYYLDPNPSSANSIEMRKRILKGANTFLEKQFWAGVNSFITKHPHEANLGGQPDVVSKVKAYIRLRLIRKSLVPDNVDLQQANGEYVWAIVFYLLRAGFVNDAAKYVNDHESLFRSIDRTFMGYINSYASSEDRRLKRSVQDRCTNEYNQRIRNAPEGSIDPFRMACYKIIGRCDVNNRSLDGLSGDVNDWVWLQFNLARETDRSQELAGESYGLAELQSSIREIGLKHFPKTPAEDTAGSFAMFFYLQILSGMFENAIAYLYSFSYVDAVHFAIALSYYGLLRAADAQSSGNDLLSHNTRNQPQINFGRMLGYYTRDFRAANAAAAVDYLVLICLNADETAAGQQQAALCHEALRELVLESREFSRLIGDIKPDGSRIKGLIEERGKLIALGRHDDFIRNITQEAAAFANDNGRTTDAVLLYHLAQEYNQVVEIVSRALSEAISLEIGEEPMRLVPVMAREDGQEEAAGSLAAIDDPVELAKKMMKMYEQEYMYWNKIGHQNQYACNLLLQISDIKKLVEDQEWAKCLDKIEALNILPLDAKGDQSLIRQYSALFAQLPQTVAQNVPNLLMWAVVCCTKQRERLMYGQFTGNETTARELIDNMKQTSVDLTAYTSQLRYRLPSSLHEMLARASAD
- a CDS encoding hypothetical protein (COG:S; EggNog:ENOG503PPWX) codes for the protein MARGNQRDKAREAAQKKAAAQKKGHNMSGSELAKAKEIAAQKMREKQAAADAKKAAEAAAGKK